A single region of the Kineosporiaceae bacterium SCSIO 59966 genome encodes:
- a CDS encoding acyl-CoA carboxylase subunit beta, translated as MSHPTDPRVQDVRARLREARARSAAPPPAAAAKLAAQGKLYVRDRIALLFDEGSFVEDGRYANATAPGLPADGVVTGRGTVDGRPAIVVANDPTVKAGSWGARTVEKIVRATEAALREELPVFWFVDSAGARITDQVEVFPGRRGAGHIFHNQVALSGKVPQICCLFGPSAAGGAYVPSFCDVVIMVEGNASMYLGSPRMAEMVVGEKVSLEEMGGARMHCTVSGVGDLLATDDEDAIEQARLFFSYLPSTFRDQPPAYHPEPPAVPFTDDVVPEVESQPFDVHDVIDALVDEDSFFEIKPLFAAELVVGFGRLEGRTIGVVANNSMVKGGVLFTDSADKAARFIWLCDAFNVPLLYLADVPGFMIGSEVERGGIIRHGAKMVTAVSEATVPQISVVIRKAYGAGLYAMAGPGFGPDAALALPTARVAVMGPEAAVNAVYANKIAAIEDEAERAAFVAARRAEYEQDVDLERLVADLVLDGVVEPADLRDELVRRFRYAARRDRHFAEKRRGVPPV; from the coding sequence ATGAGCCACCCGACAGACCCGCGCGTCCAGGACGTGCGCGCCCGGCTGCGCGAGGCCCGCGCCCGCTCGGCCGCGCCGCCGCCGGCCGCCGCCGCCAAGCTCGCCGCCCAGGGCAAGCTCTACGTCCGGGACCGGATCGCGCTGCTGTTCGACGAGGGCTCGTTCGTCGAGGACGGCCGCTACGCCAACGCCACCGCGCCGGGCCTGCCCGCCGACGGCGTCGTCACCGGCCGCGGCACCGTCGACGGCCGGCCCGCGATCGTCGTCGCGAACGACCCGACGGTGAAGGCCGGCTCGTGGGGCGCCCGCACGGTGGAGAAGATCGTCCGGGCCACCGAGGCGGCGCTGCGCGAGGAGCTGCCCGTGTTCTGGTTCGTCGACTCCGCCGGCGCCCGGATCACCGACCAGGTCGAGGTCTTCCCCGGACGGCGCGGGGCCGGCCACATCTTCCACAACCAGGTCGCGCTGTCGGGCAAGGTGCCGCAGATCTGCTGCCTGTTCGGCCCCAGCGCGGCCGGTGGCGCGTACGTCCCGTCGTTCTGCGACGTCGTCATCATGGTCGAGGGCAACGCCTCGATGTACCTCGGCAGCCCGCGGATGGCCGAGATGGTCGTCGGGGAGAAGGTGTCGCTGGAGGAGATGGGCGGCGCCCGGATGCACTGCACCGTCTCCGGCGTCGGCGACCTGCTGGCCACCGACGACGAGGACGCCATCGAGCAGGCCCGGCTGTTCTTCTCCTACCTGCCGTCCACCTTCCGCGACCAGCCGCCGGCGTACCACCCCGAGCCCCCCGCCGTCCCGTTCACCGACGACGTCGTGCCCGAGGTCGAGAGCCAGCCGTTCGACGTCCACGACGTCATCGACGCCCTCGTCGACGAGGACTCCTTCTTCGAGATCAAGCCTCTGTTCGCCGCCGAGCTCGTCGTCGGGTTCGGTCGGCTCGAGGGCCGCACCATCGGGGTGGTGGCCAACAACTCGATGGTCAAGGGCGGGGTGCTGTTCACCGACAGCGCCGACAAGGCGGCCCGGTTCATCTGGCTGTGCGACGCGTTCAACGTCCCGCTGCTGTACCTCGCCGACGTGCCCGGGTTCATGATCGGCAGTGAGGTGGAGCGCGGTGGGATCATCCGGCACGGCGCGAAGATGGTCACCGCGGTCAGCGAGGCCACTGTGCCCCAGATCAGCGTCGTCATCCGAAAGGCTTACGGCGCAGGGCTTTACGCGATGGCCGGGCCGGGGTTCGGCCCGGACGCCGCGCTGGCCCTGCCGACCGCCCGGGTCGCGGTGATGGGCCCGGAGGCGGCGGTGAACGCCGTGTACGCCAACAAGATCGCGGCGATCGAGGACGAGGCGGAGCGGGCCGCGTTCGTCGCCGCGCGTCGCGCCGAGTACGAGCAGGACGTCGACCTGGAGCGGCTGGTCGCCGACCTCGTCCTGGACGGCGTGGTGGAGCCCGCGGACCTGCGCGACGAGCTCGTCCGGCGGTTCCGGTACGCGGCCCGGCGCGACCGGCACTTCGCCGAGAAGCGCCGCGGGGTGCCTCCGGTCTGA